In Primulina huaijiensis isolate GDHJ02 chromosome 4, ASM1229523v2, whole genome shotgun sequence, the DNA window CTTCCCGGATATAGATAAGGCCATCGATTCCCTTCCCAAGGACGATGCTGCTGACAAGGAGGCTGAGAAGGCTCCTGAAGAGGCCGGAGAGCGATCCACTCCAGTAGATGTAGATTGAATAGGATTGTAATTCTTTTCAATTTTCCTTCAGCCTTCGGGCATAAATGAAATTATAACTCTCTCCGTATATAATGGTtgatgtttttctttttaacgaTGCTCAAATATCTCCTCAATTACCCGTTCACTAGAACTCGTAATAACCACAAAAATTTCTAAGTGTTATGAATTAACCGGGAGTTTTAATAAGTAACCTGGACAAGGAACCATTTATCCGGACAACAACTCATGTGCTCTTAATATATGCAAGAATCATAGGTCTTTTTAAGTTAAGACATAGGCTTGAATAACCATGAAATATGAATCTTGGATCGGGGGGGCGTGTCCCGGGATGAAAGAATGTCGAGGGTTGGAAACCCAAGCCAGGGTGTCGTGCTTTGGGCTTTTTGTTGAtagaggtgtggttccccgagccagggtggaGTGCCATGGGCTTTTAAGAGCCAAGgcgcggagccttgggccggggatcatgtccctggacttgggaatggtcgaggtgtggttccccgagccagggtgtagtgccatgggcttttaagaaccaaggcgcggagccttgggccggggatcatgtcctgggacttgggaatcgtcgaggtgtggttccccgagccagggtgtagtgccctgggcttttaactGGTCGAGGGGTGGCTCCTCGTTGTATAATAACTAGATGCACAATATTTCTCTGGGAAAATAGATCTTTCATTATATCTTTCAATAAACGGTTACATTTGTTAGGTATAATATTTCtttaaatgaaaaacattccaaGGTCTTTTGAGAGAGTGTCCTTGGGCATCTTCTAGATAAAAAGATCCTGAGCTGACCTTCCGGGTTATTTTATAAGGTCATTCCCACCGAGCTTCTAATTTCCCAACATCCCCAGCAAGGTTGACTTTTTTCAGGACTAGATCCCCCACTTGGAAGTCTCGGATTCGGACCTTCTTGTTATATGATTTCATGACCCGACCTCGgtatgcttccattcgaatcATTGCTCGATCTCTTCTTTCCTCCACCAAATACAATTCCATGGCCCGACTTTGATCATTACTGTCCGGGTAAGACTCTACCCGGGAAGAAGCTTGTCCGATCTCAACTGGTAAGACTGCTTCGGCACCGTATACCAAgttgaaaggagtttcttgagtaggtgctcgAGGAGTAGTTCTATACGCCCAAAGAACACTGGGTAATTTTTCCACCCAATCTTTTCCTTTGCCTTGTAACCTGGTTTTCAATGCCTGTACAATAATTTTATTGACAACTTCTgtttgaccattagcttgagggtaggcaacGGAAGTAAAtgactgagtgattttcatttcccGGCACCAAGATGTGATCTCTCTTCCCTGGAATTGTCGTCCATTATCTGAAATCAGCCTTCTGGGTATTCTAAATCGGCATACTATATTTTTCCACAAAAACTTTAACACTTCTCGTTCAGTGATCCTGGCCAATGGCTCGGCTTCTACCCATTTGAAAAAGTAGTCCACAGCCACCAGTAAGAATTTCTTTTGAGCCCGGGCAGTAGGGAAAGGGCCCACAATATCTATTCCCCATTGATCAAAAGGGCAAGAtgcccagataggcttcatAGGAGTGGCCGGGTTGTGCTGAAAGTTTGAATGATGTTGACATCcctcacaagcctggaccaCTCGGGCAGAATCttggctaagagttggccaccagaaACCGGCGAGCATCGTCTTCAGGGTCAAAGCTGTtcctccgagatgctcagcacaacaCCCTTCATGAATTTCCCAAAGGACGTAATCCACCTCTCCCCCAGATAAGCATTTTAATAAAGGTCACTAGAATGATCTTCTGTATAAGACATTATTCAAGAGAACAAACCTGGGAGCCTGTCTCTTGATTTTTTGAGCCTGGACTTTGTCTTCCGGTAGTTCTCCTGCTGTAATGAATTTGATCAAGGATGTCATACAGGAGTCCTCTGGTGCTGGTAATGCCTCTTCGGCTGTAGAGAGGATTAAATGCGAAACATATAACACTTCCCGGGTGCTGACCTCAGATAAAAAAGCAGCCAATTTTGCAAGAGCATCCGCCTCTCCATTCTCTTCCCGGGGTATTTGTTCAATACCCCAATCCACAAAGGTCTTTGTCTTggtttttatgagctgtaaGTATTTTAGCATCCTGTCATCTTTGGCCTCATAAACACCATTTATCTGTGGAGTGATTAGTTGTGAATCGGAATAGAGAATAATCCGGGAAACTCCGACCTCCTGTGCTGCTCGGATACCAGCgaggacagcttcatactcggCCTCATTATTAGTTACCCGAGAATCAATTCTTACTGCTAATTTGATCTTTTCTCCTGTGGGAGATACTATCACAACACCTACTCCACACCCCGCAAGGCTTGATGCCCCGTCCACGAACACTCTCCATACTTCTTCTTCATCGGGCTGGGCCATCTCGGATAAAAAATCTTACAAAGCTTGTGCTTTGATGGCTACCCGGGGTTTGTACTCAATATCATACTCCTCTAACTCCACCGCCCACTTAGTCATACGTCCGGCCACCTCTGAGTGAGTCATAATTCTCCCAAAAGGGCTATTAGTGAGTACTACGATCTGATGAGACAAGAAGTATGGTCGCAGCTTCCGGGCGGTCACGACCAAGGCCAGGGCAATCTTTTCTACTTCGCTGTATCGGAGCTCGGGGCCTCTCAGAGCGTGACTGACATAATACACAGGTTTTTGGTCAGaaccttcttcttttattaaCACTGAactgacagcatactctgtaGTGGAGAGGTAAACAAACAATTTTTCCCCAGGCTCAGGATTTACCAACATCGGGAGTTCAGCAAGATGAATCTTCAAAtcctggaaggcctgttcacatttTTCATCCCACCCAAATTGTTGGGCCTTCCTAAGGacttgaaagaaaggataactcctgtgtgctgatcgggaaataaatcgagagagggaagcaatcctcccggtcagcttttgtacctctttgacagatcgaggaGATGGCATGCACAGCACGAATTTGACTTTCTCCTGATTCACCTCAATCCCCCGATCTGTTACTACGAATCCCAAGAATTTGCCACTTTTTACGCCAAAAATGCACTTGGCCGGGTTAAGTTTGATCCCGTAATGTATGAGAGTGGCGAAGGTTTCTTCTAGATCAACAATAAAGCTGGCAACCTCCCTGGTCTTGCCCaagatatcatccacatagacttccaTGTTTCGTCCCAGCTGCTTctcgaagactttgttcatTAAACGCTGGTAAGTAGCTCCTGCATtctttaacccgaaaggcattacaatataacaaaatgaaactcccgaggtgatgaagctggCTTTATCCtgatcactcttggccagggcgatttgatgatacccctggtatgcgtccatgaaactcagcaaTTCGAAGCCCGaggtggaatccaccaattgtTCAATACGGGGCAGAGGATAATGATCTTTGGAACAAGCCTTATTGAGATCGCGGAAGTCTacacacatgcgccacttcCCGGTAGATTTGGGCactaataccacattcgagagccatgtagggaattgaatttcccgaatgtgGCCGGCCTTCAGAAGCTCTTTTACTTGTTCATCAATAACTCTGTCCTTTTCAGGACCAAAgtgtcttttcttttgttttatcgGTTGAGATCCCGGGAGAATATTCAGTTGGTGTTCCGATATCAGGGGAGAGATCCTCGTCAACTCCTGTTGGGACCAGACAAACACATGAATATTATCTTTTAAACAGTTAACCAAACTAACTCGGGTGGATGCACTGAGGTCCCGAGCCACCCGGATTTGTTGGCCTGGTCCGACTTCTATCATCTCCTGCTCCTCCTCTGCGACAAAATGCACCTCTCCTTTCTCCACCACTCTTCCTCCAACTTCATCCATTCTAGCTTTCTTCCCTTCCCTCTTGGATTTGTTCTGATCCGCCCGGACTGATTCCACATAGCATTTCCGGGAGGAGGGCTGGTCTCCTCGGACTTCTCCTACCCGGGCTCCCACAGGAAACTTTATCTTTTGATGGTAGGTAGATGCCACAGCCCTCAACTCATTCATGGCCGGCCTCCCTAGTATGATGTTATAAGATGATGGGGAGTCCACCACAGTGAAAGAAGTCATCACTGTTTTCTCGAGATCCTGGGAGCCCAGGGTTAATGGTAAGACAATATCCCCTTCGGGGTATaccacatggccagcaaagCAAAAAAATGGCAGTTTCCACAGCTTCTAAATGATAACCCTGCAAGTCCATCTGCACAAAgacatctttaaaaattacatttacagagctgccggagtcaacaaagactctcagaatgtcataattTGCCACCCGGGCTTGGATACCCAGagcatcattgtggggtagaTTCACCCCCTTTAAATCCTCTGGGCCAAAACTGATTACTGCCTCGCTCTTTCTCATCCCATCTACCTCCATACACTCTCTcctactcctcgacttcctcgcccggttggagtctccatcagtagagcctcctgatatcatttttatcaaccTCGTAGCAAGGGGTGAATTCTTTTTTGTCTCAAGCTCGGGCTCTCTTCTCCTCCCGGGCTCTCCTCTCGGTACATTCCTCATACCTCCTCCCCGAGCGCTGGACCCTGGCTGTGGGGATGTCCATTGCAATCTCGGCCTCTTATTGGCCTGACTTTGCTCCGGGGCGGAAGGGGAGGAATAGTTCCCTTCAATGTTTTGCAATCCtcggtgttgtgataacacaccttatggagagtacaaaatcctcttttctccggtcgggataattgatggtctggggccagatccctactgcaCTCCTAGACCTCTCTGTCCCGGGCAATCTTAAGAGACACATGGTGTgagaagtgtcctggattattcTTTCTCTGTCCCTTTTCCTCGGGCCTAGCTACCTGGTCTCCTCTTTCTTTCCTTACGGCttccctcttctgcttctgggcttcctccatgttgatgtatttctCTGCCTGGGATAATAAGTCCTCGAAATCCCCGGGCGCTTTTTTGGTCAGCGACTTAaaaaattcaccctccctcaagccttgggtgaataccgtagtttttgtttcagtgGCACAGGTGGGgacatccaaagccactctGTTGAATCTTCTGATATAAGCCCTTAAGCTCTCTTTCGGGCTCTACTTGACTTTGAAAAGACTAAAAGCAGTTTTTTTGTACTTTTTGCTGCTGCTAAAATGGTGTAAGAACTGATAGGCTCGAaatagttaatattttattttcatatttcccaTTATTCTAACCTCCGATATgtttaattgacacatttttgtgtaattttattaTAGGAGGAACTTTCACGGTCTTGAAGCAAAATTGAGTTAAAAAGGGCGATATTTATCACATTTGAAGTTTTCAAGATATAGTTTGAAAGAAAATGGCCAAACCAGAAGAGGTCCGGGAATAAGGCATGGCCACGCCTTGTGATGATATTTCAGCTGCCAAAAAGTACAAAGaggaaaaatatagataaaatattatctattatattatattttaagaattaggTTAATTAGAGATTAGTGAGCTTTTAGCAAAGAATTTAGGCCCAAATCTACCACTCCACTCCACGTAAAAAGAAAAGGGGAGCAGCCTTAGTTTCTCTCCAACAAAAAATATTCCATCACACGTACACAGCTGAAGGCGCAAGGCTTGAAGATTTCCTCCCAACACAATAGTTTGCATTTCTTTatgttttcttatttaatttttatggatATTGTAGATCAAACTATGCTTAGCTAATTTCCTAGACTGATTCAAGGGATAGtctactattttaattttatcactgtgaggttttttgcactttaatttaatatttgtgttttgttcaagtattcgttgatttatgatttaattatattattgttataCGTCAATTAATAtgacaatttaatttgatgtatgattttctaatgctaaccatgaattcagtgatccgtaattgtcacgAACGATTGGTACGTGAGTAGCAATAGgttagatgtgttgtgctatcataacatGTGTAATCTAAATAGATCGACGGAACTAGATCTtacaattgcagctatctcggttgttagattttaggattaactgttttcacgaaACAAAAAtgctatctttaattaatatggaacgctatcgtgcccagttgattattggtaagttttgactggatgctgggtttggtcaattaatttaggaaaacacaagaattttagcgaCTATCCCTAttattctaaggttaattgcttggaataacttgaataaattatttttttgccgatgaacagtgatataattaaatagtagaatcCCCTTGAATCAGATATTTCTCATATTAAATTCTTTACTTTATCTTAGTTGATTAATTGTCATTTAAACTTATTGTTTTTTTCGTTCTTGAAGTAATTTAGtttagcattttatttaaattaatatcccAAAATTCcccttttatttatattttgctCGAAAGGAATAAATCTcccgttccctgtggattcgaccctgctcatcattacactaattttatttagagagtaggaatttaaTTTTGGTGGGTCAACGACAGCACACTAAGAACACCTTTTGAAAGTCCTTGAAGGAATGTATGCTTTGAGGGGACAATCCTTCGAACCATCTCT includes these proteins:
- the LOC140975869 gene encoding uncharacterized protein; this translates as MAQPDEEEVWRVFVDGASSLAGCGVGVVIVSPTGEKIKLAVRIDSRVTNNEAEYEAVLAGIRAAQEVGVSRIILYSDSQLITPQINGVYEAKDDRMLKYLQLIKTKTKTFVDWGIEQIPREENGEADALAKLAAFLSEVSTREVLYVSHLILSTAEEALPAPEDSCMTSLIKFITAGELPEDKVQAQKIKRQAPRFVLLNNVLYRRSF